From one Plantibacter flavus genomic stretch:
- a CDS encoding thioredoxin domain-containing protein: MTNRLAEAMSPYLRSHAEQPVDWYPWGPEAFAEAARRDVPLLVSIGYSTCHWCHVMARESFSDEHIAELLRRDFVAVKVDREEHPDVDASYLAAAGAFTRDLGWPLNVFVTPRGHVFHAGTYSPPVPLRGHPSFPQVLEAVRVAWTERREQVVASADGLARAIAETMSSTDDAPLPETGELDAAVEAVEALEDRELGGFGTAPKFPMAPLFDFLLTPREGDAARRGVDLAQRTLRTMGASALRDPVEGGFFRYAVNRDWSEPHYERMLTDNALLLTAYTRAWAERPSSWAAGVAAGIAEFLIGTLQQPSGGFGSAQDSESIVDGVGSEGGYYRRDADGRATLTPPAVDRKVLTGWNGLAIGALAEASTVFDRPEWLESARWAADAVVENHLGSDGTLARASLDERRSDASATLEDYGMLAEGLLRLGLATGEVRYAEVARDLVDRCLSDETVTDETLPDDTVTDAPSATVAGFILPGGGDPVLSAQGMRIDGDPSEGAYPSGISSLGRASLLLFQLTADGRFRDAAEGAVRFAASAALSAPTAFGASLALAASLAGPASQLIVVGPDRVDPDEDEDRATADRAMRDAVRTRRDDVVAVVSERQAAAWAASGFDVFAERTSRDGRLTAYQCRDFVCRLPVTDAAQLDAR, from the coding sequence ATGACCAACCGGCTCGCCGAGGCGATGAGCCCGTACCTCCGATCGCACGCCGAGCAGCCGGTCGACTGGTACCCGTGGGGGCCTGAGGCCTTCGCCGAAGCGGCCCGCCGCGACGTCCCCCTGCTCGTGTCGATCGGCTACTCGACGTGTCACTGGTGTCACGTCATGGCACGCGAGTCGTTCTCGGACGAGCACATCGCCGAGCTCCTCCGACGCGACTTCGTGGCGGTGAAGGTCGACCGCGAGGAGCACCCCGACGTCGACGCCAGTTATCTCGCCGCCGCCGGCGCGTTCACCCGTGACCTCGGTTGGCCGCTGAACGTGTTCGTGACGCCGCGCGGACACGTCTTCCACGCGGGGACCTACTCGCCACCGGTGCCGCTCCGAGGGCATCCCTCGTTCCCGCAGGTGCTCGAGGCGGTTCGCGTCGCGTGGACCGAGCGACGGGAGCAGGTCGTCGCGAGCGCCGACGGACTCGCGCGGGCGATCGCCGAGACGATGTCGTCCACGGATGACGCGCCGCTGCCGGAGACCGGCGAGCTCGATGCGGCGGTCGAGGCGGTCGAGGCGCTCGAGGACCGGGAGCTCGGCGGCTTCGGCACGGCTCCGAAGTTCCCGATGGCCCCGCTGTTCGACTTCCTGCTCACGCCGCGCGAGGGGGACGCCGCTCGCCGCGGTGTCGACCTCGCGCAACGGACCCTCAGGACGATGGGGGCATCGGCGCTCCGTGACCCGGTCGAAGGCGGGTTCTTCCGGTACGCGGTCAACCGGGACTGGAGCGAGCCGCACTACGAACGCATGCTGACGGACAATGCGCTCCTCCTCACCGCCTACACGCGGGCCTGGGCCGAGCGCCCGAGCTCGTGGGCGGCCGGTGTCGCCGCCGGGATCGCCGAGTTCCTCATCGGCACGCTGCAGCAGCCGAGCGGCGGCTTCGGGTCGGCGCAGGACTCCGAGAGCATCGTCGACGGCGTCGGATCGGAGGGTGGCTACTACCGACGTGATGCGGACGGCCGGGCGACGCTGACCCCGCCGGCCGTGGACCGCAAGGTGCTCACCGGCTGGAACGGGCTCGCGATCGGCGCGCTGGCGGAGGCCTCGACGGTCTTCGACCGTCCCGAGTGGCTCGAATCGGCGAGGTGGGCGGCGGACGCGGTGGTCGAGAACCACCTCGGCTCGGATGGCACGCTCGCCCGGGCCTCGCTCGATGAACGGCGGTCGGATGCGTCGGCGACCCTCGAGGACTACGGGATGCTCGCGGAGGGGCTCCTGCGCCTCGGCCTCGCGACGGGCGAGGTCCGCTACGCGGAGGTCGCCCGCGACCTCGTCGACCGGTGCTTGTCAGACGAGACCGTGACCGACGAGACCCTGCCCGACGACACCGTGACCGACGCCCCCTCCGCCACGGTGGCCGGCTTCATCCTGCCTGGTGGTGGCGACCCGGTGCTGTCGGCCCAGGGCATGCGGATCGACGGCGACCCGTCGGAGGGCGCGTATCCCTCGGGCATCTCGTCGCTCGGACGCGCGTCGCTGCTGCTGTTCCAGCTGACGGCTGACGGCCGGTTCCGGGACGCCGCCGAGGGCGCGGTCCGGTTCGCCGCGTCGGCTGCGCTGTCGGCACCGACCGCGTTCGGCGCGAGTCTGGCCCTGGCGGCATCGCTCGCCGGTCCGGCGTCGCAACTCATCGTCGTCGGGCCGGATCGGGTGGACCCGGACGAGGACGAGGATCGCGCGACGGCGGATCGGGCGATGCGCGACGCGGTCAGGACGCGCCGGGACGACGTCGTGGCGGTGGTCTCCGAGCGGCAGGCGGCGGCTTGGGCGGCGAGCGGGTTCGACGTCTTCGCCGAACGGACGAGTCGCGACGGCCGGTTGACCGCCTACCAGTGCCGGGACTTCGTCTGCCGTCTCCCCGTGACGGATGCGGCGCAGCTCGACGCCCGCTGA
- a CDS encoding CoA-binding protein, whose product MLRSQRTWAGPDAKSRLKLLREAKSVAIVGASPNPARSSYFVGTYLQQSSDFRIYFVNPNATEILGQPAYPDLASLPEVPDIVDVFRKASDIPQVIDEVVAVGAPTVWVQLGIWNQEAAEYGESKGLNVVMDRCIKVEHARFHGGLHLLGFDTGQITARKTLR is encoded by the coding sequence CTGCTGCGTTCGCAGCGCACCTGGGCGGGCCCCGACGCGAAGTCCCGTCTGAAGCTCCTCCGCGAGGCGAAGTCCGTCGCGATCGTCGGCGCCTCCCCGAACCCGGCGCGTTCCTCGTACTTCGTGGGCACCTACCTCCAGCAGTCGAGCGACTTCAGGATCTACTTCGTGAACCCGAACGCTACGGAAATCCTCGGACAGCCCGCCTACCCCGACCTCGCCTCCCTGCCGGAGGTACCCGACATCGTCGACGTCTTCCGCAAGGCGAGCGACATCCCCCAGGTCATCGACGAGGTCGTCGCCGTCGGAGCTCCGACCGTCTGGGTGCAGCTCGGCATCTGGAACCAGGAGGCAGCCGAGTACGGAGAGTCGAAGGGCCTGAACGTCGTGATGGACCGCTGCATCAAGGTGGAGCACGCCCGGTTCCACGGTGGACTCCACCTGCTCGGCTTCGACACCGGCCAGATCACCGCCCGCAAGACCCTGCGCTGA
- a CDS encoding ATP-binding cassette domain-containing protein yields the protein MSISSDWAIEAHGLVKTFGDNRAVDGVDLSVRTGTVYGVLGPNGAGKTTTISMLATLLRPDAGTATVFGHDIQRESQVVRQLIGVTAQFASVDENLSATENLVIFSRLLGLGRAEAKRKSAELLEEFGLSDAASRPLKKFSGGMRRRLDLAASLIAQPPLIFLDEPTTGLDPRTRAQMWDTIRRLVATGSTVLLTTQYLDEADQLADRIAVIDRGLVVAEGTSDELKASVGESSLQLRLADPADLEDARRVISSVLGVDTVVSPEATRITAPMRDPDAVTDLFITLREAGIRLAEMSVQKPTLDEVFLTLTGHGVEADDADAVSDTDSLDTAEQVHA from the coding sequence ATGAGCATCAGCTCCGACTGGGCGATCGAAGCCCACGGCCTCGTGAAGACCTTCGGCGACAACCGGGCGGTCGACGGTGTCGACCTCTCGGTCCGCACCGGCACCGTCTACGGCGTCCTCGGCCCGAACGGCGCCGGCAAGACCACCACCATCAGCATGCTGGCGACGCTCCTGCGTCCTGACGCCGGCACCGCCACCGTCTTCGGTCACGACATCCAGCGGGAGTCGCAGGTCGTGCGTCAACTCATCGGCGTGACCGCGCAGTTCGCGTCGGTCGACGAGAACCTCTCGGCCACCGAGAACCTCGTCATCTTCTCGCGACTGCTCGGACTCGGCCGCGCGGAGGCGAAGCGCAAGAGCGCGGAACTCCTCGAGGAGTTCGGCCTGAGCGACGCGGCGTCGCGACCCTTGAAGAAGTTCTCCGGCGGCATGCGTCGTCGTCTCGACCTCGCGGCGAGCCTCATCGCCCAGCCGCCCCTCATCTTCCTCGACGAGCCGACCACGGGCCTCGACCCGCGGACCCGCGCGCAGATGTGGGACACGATCCGCCGCCTGGTCGCGACGGGCTCGACCGTCCTCCTGACCACCCAGTACCTCGACGAGGCGGATCAGCTCGCCGACCGGATCGCCGTCATCGACCGCGGTCTCGTCGTCGCCGAGGGCACCTCCGACGAGCTGAAGGCCTCCGTCGGCGAGTCGTCGCTGCAGCTGCGGCTCGCGGACCCCGCCGACCTGGAGGATGCACGACGGGTCATCTCGAGCGTCCTCGGCGTGGACACCGTCGTGTCGCCGGAGGCCACCCGCATCACGGCCCCGATGCGCGACCCCGACGCCGTGACCGACCTGTTCATCACGCTCCGGGAAGCCGGGATCCGGCTCGCGGAGATGAGCGTCCAGAAGCCGACGCTCGACGAGGTCTTCCTCACCCTCACCGGGCACGGCGTCGAGGCGGACGACGCCGACGCCGTGTCCGACACCGATTCCCTCGACACCGCAGAGCAGGTCCACGCATGA
- a CDS encoding DUF1684 domain-containing protein, with translation MSSETPAEFIASWTAWHTARERSVRAPHGIAALRFTHWLTEEATALEGAPGTWRADATGIVGERLTGTGLTTPSGAQIMTDRVELVHGDELHFGDALLRGMERDGVYALRVLDPEAPTRTSLDGISAFAPDVAWIRPARFVPSPDVTVETESIDGHVTTETPVGRVEFELGDEAVTLTVTGGPNGLWAVFSDGTSGDESYRFRFISMPAPTSDGHVLVDFNRAYLPPCAFSDHYVCPLPAPNNRLRTRITAGERLPLGQ, from the coding sequence ATGAGTTCCGAGACCCCCGCAGAGTTCATCGCGTCCTGGACCGCCTGGCACACCGCTCGCGAGCGTTCCGTCCGAGCACCCCACGGTATCGCCGCCCTCCGGTTCACCCACTGGCTGACCGAGGAGGCGACCGCCCTCGAGGGCGCGCCGGGCACCTGGCGTGCGGACGCGACCGGCATCGTCGGTGAGCGGCTCACGGGGACCGGACTGACCACGCCGAGTGGCGCCCAGATCATGACCGACCGCGTCGAGCTGGTCCACGGCGACGAACTGCACTTCGGCGACGCGCTGCTCCGAGGCATGGAGCGGGACGGCGTCTACGCCCTCCGCGTGCTCGATCCGGAGGCGCCGACGCGGACCTCGCTCGACGGCATCAGCGCCTTCGCCCCCGACGTCGCCTGGATCCGGCCGGCGCGGTTCGTGCCGTCCCCGGACGTCACGGTCGAGACCGAGTCGATCGACGGCCACGTCACGACCGAGACACCGGTCGGCCGGGTCGAGTTCGAGCTCGGTGATGAAGCGGTGACGCTGACGGTCACCGGCGGCCCGAACGGACTCTGGGCGGTGTTCTCCGACGGCACGAGTGGCGACGAGAGCTACCGGTTCCGTTTCATCAGCATGCCGGCCCCGACCTCGGACGGCCACGTCCTCGTCGACTTCAACCGCGCGTACCTGCCGCCGTGCGCGTTCAGCGACCACTACGTGTGCCCGCTGCCGGCGCCGAACAACCGGCTCCGTACGCGGATCACGGCGGGCGAGCGACTGCCGCTCGGCCAGTAG
- a CDS encoding ABC transporter permease — protein sequence MSTITITPAADRSLRNHVSLSQTVRNSFTMAYRGLLKIKRTPEQLIDVTVQPIIFTLMFTYIFGGAIAGDVASYLPIIIPGILVQTVITTSVVTGIQLREDMDKGVFDRFKSMPIARIAPLAGALLADTVRYTIATTLTFAMGFVMGYRPEGGIGFVALAGLLVIVCAWAISWIFAFFGVIARSASSVQGISFLVLFPLTFLSNAFVNPETMPSFLQGFVDVNPVSHLVTAVRDLANTGVFGGDAWLALLGAAVIVAVFAPLTVRAYMRRA from the coding sequence ATGAGCACGATCACCATCACCCCGGCCGCAGACCGGTCCCTCCGGAACCACGTCAGCCTCTCGCAGACGGTCCGCAACTCCTTCACCATGGCGTACCGCGGACTGCTCAAGATCAAGCGCACGCCCGAGCAGCTGATCGACGTGACGGTCCAGCCGATCATCTTCACGCTGATGTTCACGTACATCTTCGGCGGCGCGATCGCCGGCGACGTCGCGAGCTATCTGCCGATCATCATCCCGGGCATCCTGGTCCAGACCGTCATCACGACCTCGGTCGTGACCGGCATCCAGCTCCGCGAGGACATGGACAAGGGCGTGTTCGACCGCTTCAAGTCGATGCCCATCGCCCGCATCGCACCGCTGGCCGGTGCCCTCCTCGCCGACACGGTGCGCTACACGATCGCCACGACGCTCACCTTCGCGATGGGCTTCGTCATGGGGTACCGACCGGAGGGCGGCATCGGCTTCGTGGCCCTCGCCGGCCTTCTCGTGATCGTCTGCGCCTGGGCCATCAGCTGGATCTTCGCGTTCTTCGGGGTCATCGCCCGGAGCGCGAGCAGCGTGCAGGGCATCTCCTTCCTCGTCCTGTTCCCGCTGACGTTCCTCTCGAACGCCTTCGTGAACCCGGAGACGATGCCGAGCTTCCTCCAGGGCTTCGTGGACGTGAACCCCGTCTCGCACCTCGTGACCGCGGTCCGCGACCTCGCGAACACGGGTGTCTTCGGCGGTGACGCCTGGCTGGCGCTCCTCGGCGCCGCCGTCATCGTGGCGGTCTTCGCACCGCTCACCGTGCGGGCGTACATGCGGCGCGCCTGA
- a CDS encoding L-serine ammonia-lyase: MTAYVSAFDLFSIGIGPSSSHTVGPMRAALAFATGLADDGLLDRVDRVTCSLYGSLGATGIGHGTPDAVVAGLQGLTPEGCDPAEVRRAWSDHPDGAPLTLAGTRAIAFSKDDVSFVPRTRLPGHPNAMTLHAWDQRSDLPVRSETYYSVGGGFIRRDGDDPSTVLPSTPVPMPFRTAEALIGLCDETGLPIDAIARRNEEALRPAVEVDAGLDAIWTAMHECVTAGLADTGTLPGGLGVKRRARAVRERLDVAEAESGRELPTEWLHAFALAVNEQNASGGRVVTAPTNGAAGIIPAVGSYYLRFVPGASLDGIRRYLLTATAIGSLFKANASISGAEGGCQAEVGSACAMAAGALCAVLGGTPRQVENAAEIAMEHHLGLTCDPVGGLVQVPCIERNAIASSTAVSAARLSLHGDGTHLVSLDTVIETMRQTGVDMSTKYKETSEGGLAVNVIEC; encoded by the coding sequence GTGACCGCATACGTGTCCGCGTTCGACCTCTTCTCCATCGGGATCGGGCCGTCCAGCTCGCACACGGTCGGACCGATGCGGGCGGCCCTGGCCTTCGCCACCGGGCTCGCGGACGACGGCCTGCTCGACCGGGTCGACCGCGTCACGTGCTCGTTGTACGGATCGCTCGGCGCGACCGGCATCGGCCACGGCACCCCCGACGCCGTCGTCGCGGGACTCCAGGGGCTCACCCCCGAAGGGTGCGATCCCGCCGAGGTCCGACGGGCCTGGAGCGATCACCCCGACGGCGCTCCGCTCACGCTCGCCGGGACGCGGGCCATCGCGTTCTCGAAGGACGACGTCTCGTTCGTGCCCAGGACGAGGCTGCCAGGCCATCCGAACGCCATGACCCTCCACGCCTGGGACCAGCGGAGCGACCTCCCGGTGCGCTCCGAGACGTACTACTCCGTCGGCGGCGGCTTCATCCGTCGTGACGGCGACGACCCGAGCACGGTGCTGCCGTCGACACCCGTGCCGATGCCGTTCCGGACCGCTGAAGCGCTCATCGGGCTCTGCGACGAGACGGGACTCCCGATCGACGCGATCGCGAGACGCAACGAGGAAGCCCTGCGGCCAGCCGTCGAGGTCGACGCCGGCCTCGACGCCATCTGGACGGCCATGCACGAGTGCGTGACCGCCGGGCTCGCCGACACCGGCACCCTCCCGGGCGGTCTCGGCGTCAAGCGCCGGGCACGTGCCGTCCGTGAGCGCCTCGACGTGGCCGAGGCCGAGAGCGGGCGTGAGCTCCCCACGGAGTGGCTGCACGCGTTCGCCCTGGCGGTCAACGAGCAGAACGCCTCCGGCGGGCGGGTCGTGACCGCACCCACGAACGGGGCCGCGGGGATCATCCCGGCCGTCGGAAGCTACTACCTGCGGTTCGTGCCGGGCGCCTCGCTCGACGGTATCCGTCGCTACCTGCTCACGGCGACCGCCATCGGCTCGCTCTTCAAGGCGAACGCGTCCATCTCCGGGGCCGAGGGCGGCTGCCAGGCCGAGGTCGGCTCGGCCTGCGCCATGGCCGCCGGTGCCCTGTGCGCCGTCCTCGGCGGCACACCACGTCAGGTCGAGAACGCCGCGGAGATCGCGATGGAGCACCACCTCGGCCTCACGTGCGACCCGGTGGGCGGGCTCGTCCAGGTCCCGTGCATCGAACGCAACGCGATCGCGTCCTCGACGGCCGTCAGCGCCGCACGCCTGTCGCTGCACGGCGACGGGACACACCTGGTGTCGCTCGACACCGTGATCGAGACCATGCGCCAGACCGGCGTCGACATGTCGACGAAGTACAAGGAGACGAGCGAGGGCGGTCTCGCGGTCAACGTCATCGAGTGCTGA
- a CDS encoding BTAD domain-containing putative transcriptional regulator produces MPASNLRVTVLGPVLVEGRTGRLVQPGGRLAKALVTILVLADGRAVSTAALIDELWDDAPPAGAKAALQTLVSRVRAVSAPDLIDSSAAGYRLSVDQPLVDLHVAARAADAASTAIRAADPDTADMLARDALLLWTGDPGAELDGPIGEELAHRAARLRDELRRVRAQSRLELGDGAAVITDLETLVAADPLDDATQLMLFNAYAQSGRRSDAMQLFADHRHRLRDELGADPTSALVAAHTALLQDAVEAPPPVATPVTTRVSSMVLGLRTAPNELLGRDTDLDAIGTLVSEVRLTTILGPGGLGKTRLAQEVARRATTTTPGVVVVELASVRDPDDLPLAVATALGIREAPTPRRLSEAIMVQPVELRERIIDRLSERPTLLVMDNCEHLVDAAARWIADALAWAGDLRVLATSRSPLSIAAEHVYQLDPLDAAVDGTDLEHAGPAVRLFVERARAARPGLHVPLDVAARLCAKLDGLPLAIELAAARTRSMSVEEIERRLGNRFTLLTAGDRSAPERHRTLLAVIDWSWNLLGEHERVVLRRMSRFPDGFDLEAVAALAPEVEVVEALDALVGQSLLTVQDDPATGTVRFRMLETVREFGAIKSAEAHEDDLVLDRTRTWAVALAETLLPAMQGPRQVAAFARLAVEQDTLVDVLRGAVAEDRADVVAPVFAALALFWTIRSAHQEVLVFGAAVLDVLRHQDPESVSTDTPAIAVAIITVTSLATDPRTSARAIGVLRRLERARTTQAPRMRAMVSLLLVAGRPERAEALLREYSRSTDPHVANLGNLMSAQAAENDGDPPAAEAAALRANDLSLTLGDVWGAAMSAHMLAQLHSQNDEPEEALIWAARAAEGLTAIGAEADLRQLEWLIAIGDIARGDHAAAATVLDRFLSDDVSFSAFAPLPERRSIGWAGLAEIARAQGDAARGAELYGKALVAFAPGESRRSPWFTLVGSAAIAAAVLDGVPDATEVQRLVRRVRTRTLALGRLLPNRFDRPVLGSTVVALGAWYVRSDDDEVRLVGAELVALASALASRQDIPSLVRTPHEAAAAARLTATERDRLAERTLPLQAHESAARAFELLGSPALAAR; encoded by the coding sequence GTGCCTGCGTCGAACCTCCGAGTGACCGTCCTGGGGCCGGTGCTCGTCGAGGGACGCACCGGCCGGCTCGTCCAACCCGGTGGCCGGCTCGCCAAAGCGCTGGTGACGATCCTGGTGCTCGCGGACGGGCGCGCCGTGTCGACGGCCGCCCTCATCGACGAGCTGTGGGACGACGCACCGCCCGCGGGTGCGAAAGCTGCACTGCAGACCCTGGTCTCACGGGTGCGCGCCGTGTCGGCACCCGACCTCATCGACTCCTCGGCCGCCGGCTATCGACTGTCGGTCGACCAGCCCCTGGTCGACCTCCACGTCGCCGCGCGGGCGGCCGATGCGGCGTCGACGGCCATCCGCGCCGCAGACCCGGACACCGCCGACATGCTCGCCCGGGACGCGCTCCTCCTCTGGACGGGTGATCCCGGCGCTGAACTGGACGGTCCGATCGGCGAGGAGCTGGCGCACCGCGCGGCGCGACTCCGCGACGAGCTGCGTCGGGTGCGTGCTCAGAGCCGCCTCGAGCTCGGCGACGGCGCGGCCGTGATCACCGACCTCGAGACGCTCGTCGCCGCCGACCCGCTCGACGACGCCACCCAGCTGATGCTCTTCAACGCCTACGCGCAGAGCGGACGTCGCTCCGACGCGATGCAGCTCTTCGCCGATCACCGTCACCGGCTCCGCGACGAACTCGGTGCCGACCCGACGTCGGCACTGGTCGCGGCGCACACGGCGCTCCTGCAGGACGCCGTCGAGGCGCCTCCGCCGGTGGCCACTCCGGTGACCACCCGGGTCTCCAGCATGGTGCTCGGGCTCCGGACGGCGCCGAACGAACTCCTCGGTCGCGACACCGACCTCGACGCGATCGGCACGCTCGTGTCCGAGGTCCGCCTGACCACGATCCTCGGCCCCGGTGGCCTCGGGAAGACCCGACTCGCCCAGGAGGTCGCCCGACGTGCCACCACGACCACACCCGGCGTCGTCGTGGTGGAACTGGCGAGCGTGCGGGACCCGGACGATCTGCCACTCGCGGTCGCGACCGCACTCGGCATCCGCGAGGCCCCGACCCCGCGTCGGCTGAGCGAAGCGATCATGGTGCAACCGGTCGAACTGCGCGAGCGCATCATCGACCGACTCTCGGAACGGCCGACGCTGCTCGTGATGGACAACTGCGAGCACCTCGTGGACGCGGCGGCACGCTGGATCGCCGATGCGCTGGCCTGGGCCGGCGACCTCCGCGTCCTCGCGACGAGTCGGAGCCCGTTGTCGATCGCCGCCGAGCACGTCTACCAGCTCGACCCGCTGGACGCCGCCGTGGACGGCACCGACCTCGAACACGCGGGCCCGGCGGTGCGGCTGTTCGTCGAGCGTGCCCGCGCAGCCCGTCCGGGTCTCCATGTGCCACTCGACGTCGCGGCGCGTCTGTGCGCGAAACTCGACGGCCTCCCGCTGGCGATCGAACTCGCGGCGGCGCGCACCAGATCCATGTCGGTCGAGGAGATCGAGCGACGACTCGGGAACCGCTTCACCCTGCTGACCGCCGGTGATCGCAGTGCTCCTGAGCGCCACCGCACCCTGCTCGCCGTCATCGACTGGAGTTGGAACCTCCTGGGCGAGCACGAACGTGTCGTCCTCCGTCGCATGTCCAGGTTCCCCGACGGCTTCGATCTGGAGGCGGTGGCGGCGCTCGCGCCTGAGGTCGAGGTCGTGGAGGCGCTCGACGCGCTCGTCGGCCAGTCGTTGCTCACCGTGCAGGACGACCCGGCCACCGGGACCGTCCGATTCCGGATGCTGGAGACGGTCCGCGAGTTCGGCGCGATCAAGTCCGCCGAGGCGCACGAGGACGACCTCGTACTCGACCGCACGCGGACATGGGCGGTCGCACTCGCCGAGACGCTCCTCCCCGCCATGCAAGGGCCTCGACAGGTGGCGGCGTTCGCGCGCCTCGCCGTCGAACAGGACACCCTGGTGGACGTGCTCCGCGGGGCCGTCGCCGAGGATCGCGCCGATGTCGTCGCCCCGGTCTTCGCAGCACTCGCCCTCTTCTGGACGATCCGCAGCGCGCATCAGGAGGTCCTGGTCTTCGGTGCGGCCGTCCTCGACGTGCTCCGCCACCAGGACCCGGAGTCGGTGTCGACCGACACCCCCGCCATCGCCGTCGCCATCATCACCGTGACGTCCCTCGCCACCGATCCCCGCACGTCCGCGCGGGCGATCGGCGTCCTCCGCCGACTCGAACGGGCGCGGACGACACAGGCCCCACGGATGCGCGCGATGGTCAGCCTGTTGCTGGTCGCGGGTCGCCCCGAACGCGCGGAGGCCCTCCTCCGCGAGTACTCCCGGTCGACCGACCCGCACGTCGCGAACCTCGGAAACCTCATGTCGGCACAGGCGGCGGAGAACGACGGCGACCCCCCCGCCGCCGAAGCGGCCGCCCTGCGCGCGAACGACCTCTCGCTCACGCTCGGAGATGTCTGGGGCGCCGCCATGAGTGCGCACATGCTCGCCCAACTGCACAGCCAGAACGACGAGCCGGAGGAGGCGCTCATCTGGGCGGCCCGCGCTGCCGAGGGGCTGACCGCGATCGGTGCCGAGGCGGACCTCCGTCAACTCGAGTGGCTGATCGCGATCGGCGACATCGCCCGTGGTGACCACGCCGCCGCCGCCACCGTGCTCGACCGGTTCCTCTCGGACGACGTCTCGTTCTCCGCGTTCGCCCCGCTCCCCGAACGCCGGTCGATCGGCTGGGCCGGTCTCGCCGAGATCGCACGGGCCCAGGGCGACGCCGCACGGGGAGCCGAGCTCTACGGGAAGGCGCTCGTCGCGTTCGCTCCGGGTGAGTCGCGACGATCGCCGTGGTTCACCCTCGTCGGCTCCGCCGCGATCGCCGCCGCCGTGCTGGACGGCGTCCCGGACGCCACCGAGGTCCAGCGTCTCGTGCGGCGGGTCCGCACCCGCACCCTCGCGCTGGGACGCCTCCTCCCGAACCGGTTCGACCGACCGGTGCTCGGTTCCACCGTCGTCGCCCTCGGCGCCTGGTACGTCCGCTCGGACGACGACGAAGTGCGATTGGTCGGCGCCGAGCTCGTCGCGCTCGCCAGTGCGCTCGCCTCCCGTCAGGACATCCCATCGCTCGTCCGCACACCACACGAGGCAGCAGCGGCGGCGCGCCTCACGGCGACCGAGCGCGACCGCCTCGCCGAGCGGACCCTCCCCCTGCAGGCGCACGAGAGCGCCGCCAGGGCGTTCGAACTGCTCGGCAGTCCCGCCCTGGCGGCGCGCTGA
- a CDS encoding rhodanese-like domain-containing protein has product MTSTHAPFLVDPLVSTQWLADHLGSESLIVLDASVVELPALDGGPVRLVSGYDLYLFDGHVPGAVFVELLDTGRGLGASSADEVRRGAAAIGVTEQHTLVLYDQMDGRSAERLRAALTGAGYERVALLDGGLGRWRSEARELRFGRPDGSFGA; this is encoded by the coding sequence ATGACCTCCACGCACGCGCCGTTCCTGGTGGACCCGCTCGTCTCCACCCAGTGGCTCGCGGACCATCTCGGCAGCGAGAGCCTCATCGTCCTCGATGCGAGTGTCGTCGAGCTGCCTGCGCTGGACGGCGGCCCGGTGCGACTGGTGAGCGGCTACGACCTGTACCTCTTCGACGGGCACGTACCCGGCGCCGTGTTCGTCGAGCTGCTGGATACAGGCCGGGGGCTCGGAGCGTCCTCAGCGGACGAGGTCCGACGCGGTGCGGCCGCCATCGGCGTCACGGAGCAGCACACGCTCGTCCTGTACGACCAGATGGACGGGCGCTCCGCCGAGCGCCTGCGGGCGGCGCTGACCGGAGCCGGGTACGAGCGCGTCGCGCTCCTCGACGGTGGACTCGGGCGCTGGCGCTCCGAAGCACGCGAGCTGCGGTTCGGCCGTCCGGACGGCTCGTTCGGAGCCTGA